The genomic DNA TTTTCAAGCTAGACCAGCAGGCATTGTCTTGAAGATCTGGAGGCTTTAAAACATTAAGTCGTACAAAATGATTATTACAAAAACATCATAAGGAATTTGTTAAAGCCCCATTAATTTATTGTCTGTACTTCATTTCCACTGAAGATGTACCAGACATGATACTGATATCGTCATAGAATTAGGCAACTGGCCATTCATCAATATATGTAGCATTAAACTCATCTAGAGTCAGCACTCAGGTCCAAAATTGATATGTAGTACAAAAATTACAACATGACATTATCATGTGAAAACAACACGTCTATATTATTTATACATATACACACAGGTAGGGACAGAACCAAAGAGAGCCAGATTGTATTTTCGATATCTTTGCCTTTTACATATCCTACATTATTAAGACTAATAGTCTTGTTTATAATCACAGAGCTGCGTGTTTTCACTAGTTCTAATATCCTTTTAAATAACCCTCTCAATACTCCACAGAAAAACTAGCtcaaataatttaatatttttcaCTGTTAGCAACAAATCCGTAGAACTAAATAGTAACtcataattataaaatatttttgcCTAAACACACATTCACTAGAAGCCAAATATCTAAAACGTCATTTCGAGATTTATATCAATTATAATATTACTGAAACAATTGCATCACATCACTATAAcataacaaaataattaaaatcaacaaAGTCATATCAGACTATCAGTCAACAAATTCAATAACATTCGAAACTACGAAAAATATCTGCAACATTATTTTCATGATATATATCAACTATATCATATTACCAATACAATTGCATCACATCACTATAACATAtacaaaataattaaaatccACAAAGTCAGTCATATTTGTCAACGAATTCAATAACATTCGAAATTACGAAAACATCAGATTATGATCGAAACAAAAATGAAAACATAAATACGTACCCGAGAGTCGGCTTCTCCTTCGAGCTACAAGAAAACAGAGAAGAAaactaattaataactaaattaaaaGATGATTCAATTCATAATTAAAACAACACAATACGATACGAATACATTCATATGTATACATATAAATCGAGATGAAATCGATAATAATTAGGCCTAAAACAGAATATAATTGAACATATAGATAGAAATGAACCTCATAAACCGAGACGTAGAAGAAATTAAAAGCGAGAAAGTCCGGTTTAATTCGATGGAGAAATCTATATATTCACAAAACGACAGTCGAGAGAGAGAAAGATcaatagagagagagagattctgagagagatagagagatatGTGATTGCTTTATagaaatgagagagagagattCTGAGAGAGATTctgagagagagggagagagatgtGATTGTTTTGTagaaatgagagagagagagagagaaagaggagGTGCTTTTGTGAATTGAAAGCAGTGCTCTCACACGTTTTACATGTGCTTTGAacctaatatttataaaaaaaattataaaaagactttcattttatttatttttcccaAATGAAATTCTTCTACTTATGTttatttatgaataattaagcttagatttatttagttttaaagatttattaattagatttatttaaaaatgaatatcaTAATCGTAAAttatattcaaaaaaaatttacGCATGTAGAACTGGCAAATAGTGCGTTTTTTAGTCCGTCCTTACGCCTTAAAATTTTGAGATTTGATTTAAAAGGATAAGAAAAAATAATAACTAAGCACCTTCCGTCACCGCcgttaaattttttattttagcTTGATATTCCCAAGCATATTGTGACACAAATGAGCatgtcaatttttttttttttatcgtaggtaacccgcagccgctaccttTCGGGTGCGCACTGGTAAACCCTACGGTCTCCCGCAATAGTCTGCAAAcaacgtgaaccaaggtaaaccgcatttaagcgacatgctctgactgAGGAGGCATAACAAGTAACTAATAAGCAATGCTTAGACAGCCATAACACAGCACATTGGCAAATTGCTGGTGAATCTGAAACCTTAACATCTGCTTAAATGGTGCCTGCAATTCATCGATTACGTTTCCGTTTACTCGGAAAGACTTGGCAAGAATATCAGCAGATATTTCAGGCTTGGCTCCAAACACAACATTTTTGAAGAAGTAAATTTCAGGGTTTTGGCCGCTAAAACCAGCAAATGCTACTGCATTACCATTTCCCAGATTCTTGCTGTAGTGCGCGAGACCTTCTGGGAACACAAACACATCACCTCTGTTGAGGACTTTACTAATACCACGATATTCTGGACCAGAAGTGACAAATCCTGCCAGCACTGTTCCTTCAGCGATTGTAATGATTTCACTACCGCGATGAGTGTGTGGAGCACCAACTCCCAAAGGAGCATAGTCGATACGAGCTAGAGAGATTCCAAGAGTGTTTTGCCCGGGAATCCTGGAAGCATCGATCATATTTACGTTTACTCCTAGTGCATTTGATGTGTTACCTGACATTTGCAATCCGGTAGTAAAGAAGTCGTTTTCATTTACAGTCTTGGGGTCCTTGCAAACTGCTCCACCAGCTAAaaatgatcaaagaagaaaatttatCACAGTTGCTTGAAGTTTCTCAGGTAAATATTTATGGCGACAAAATAAATAATAACAAATTGAAGGGTTTGTATGTTAAGCATGGACAGTACCTGAGCCTTTTGCCTGAGAAACACAAAAGTCCTGAACAGGATTATTATCGGAAGCCAAAGCAACAAAGCAAGTTATAGTACTTACAAATCCTATCAAAAGAATGTTGGAGCCCAGTGCCATCTTTAGAGATTTAATGATTCTCGTGAGAGTTAATCAAGCTGAGAAAATATCGAATTGCTCACCCTTAGAGATGAATAAACATTACGCGATTAAAAAGAAACTTTAGGAGGCGAAGTGTGACAAATGGAATAAAAGACAGAAGAA from Apium graveolens cultivar Ventura chromosome 5, ASM990537v1, whole genome shotgun sequence includes the following:
- the LOC141661336 gene encoding putative germin-like protein 2-1 — its product is MALGSNILLIGFVSTITCFVALASDNNPVQDFCVSQAKGSAGGAVCKDPKTVNENDFFTTGLQMSGNTSNALGVNVNMIDASRIPGQNTLGISLARIDYAPLGVGAPHTHRGSEIITIAEGTVLAGFVTSGPEYRGISKVLNRGDVFVFPEGLAHYSKNLGNGNAVAFAGFSGQNPEIYFFKNVVFGAKPEISADILAKSFRVNGNVIDELQAPFKQMLRFQIHQQFANVLCYGCLSIAY